DNA sequence from the Methanolobus sp. ZRKC5 genome:
CATAGAGCATTTCAGGAATTCTACTGATGGGTTTGCTTCTTCTAGGCAAACTAATATTGGAACCTACTGACAAATATGGATTTATGTTAGATACTTCTTGTTTAAGGCCATCTACAAAAAGATGTTTTACTTTACTTGAAGAATTTCTAACTCCCACAATCACAACTATAACTGCTGCTTTCTTTTTTGCATTATTAGTCCACTTGAAAGATTTATAAGCAAAGCTTATTTCCAAATTTTGGTTAAAAGCGTAGGGCCATAAAAGATCAACTTGTTCACCTTGACATATTGAATTTGTTGAAACGAAAGCAAACTTTGAATTCGATTGATTAATATAATCTGCACCTTTTTTAAACCAGCATGCAATATAATCAAGGTTTTTATAATTTTTAAATCCTTTAAACACAGTTGCTAAATCATCTTTTTGATTATTGTCTTGCATACTTGAACCTAAATAAGGAGGATTTCCTAAAAGATAGATTTCCTCCCCTTCTTTATTAGGACACACCTCTTCCCAATCAATCCTGCAAGCATTCCCCTCCACAATATTTCCTGCTTCTTTAAGTGGCAGTGTTGGATTCGTACGTCCAAACTCATTGAAGAATTCCACATTCATTTGATGTTCTGCCAGCCAAAGGGACAGTTGGGCTATTTCATGAGCAAAATCATCCAATTCAATACCGTAAAATTGTCCAAGGGAGACACCTGAAATCGGCAATGAACTACGCTGTTCTTTTAATGTTGCCATCTCTAATCTACGGAGTTCTTTATAAGCAATAATCAAAAAATTACCACTGCCACAGGCCGGATCGAATATTTTAATGGTTTGTAATCTTTTAAGCAATTTATTGCGTCTATTTTGGTTGCCTTTGACCTTTCCGAATGCTTCTTTTAAGTCGTTAAGGAAGAGTGGTTCAATTACCTTCATTATGTTAGGTACAGAAGTGTAATGCATACCAAAACCGCCCCGATGTTCAGGAGTGGTAACAGCCTGCATCATGGAGCCAAAAATATCAGGATTAATGACCGACCAATCCAGATCACCGCTGTCAATGATTGCCTGGCGTGAACGTCTGGTAAATCTCGGAATTTGCAATCTTTGCTTGAACAAACCACCGTTCACATAGGGAAAAGCATCGAGGTAGACGGGCAAGTCTTTGCGGTCTTTTTCAGGTGTGTTCATCACCTCAAAGAGATTGTCTAAATAAGTATTCAAGTCATTTCCGTCTGCCTGTGTATGTGAAGCAAGGGCATTAGTAAATTGACTTTCCTCAAAAATGTTAGTGTCTTCGGCAAAGTAGCAAAAAAGCAAACGGCAGAGAAAGACATTCAATCCATGAATAAACTCAGGTGAATCATCTGGATTATCTTTTTTAATTTCATCAAAGAGCTTTGCCATTTTCTCGGCTGCCTTAACATCAGCTGGGTTCTCGTTTTGATGTTGGGTTTTTTCCATACCTGCCCAGGGTAAAAAGAAATCATAGTGTTTAGGGAGATCTTTCAGCTCAATATCCAGTTTATCCTGTGTTTTGGTATCAATTGCTAAAAGCGTTTTATAATCAGTAACAATTACAAACCTCTGGTCATGTTTAATGTCATTGACCAGTTCAGAAATGGATATATGTAAATCTTGATCTAAGACTTCTTTAAAGAATACCTTTTTTTTCCAAGAAACTTCACCATCTACTTTTGAAAGGTTTAGGTTTCCTTTCTTTAATCTTGTAATTGATGCCTTAGGCAAGTCGTAAGTTAAAAGTAGATCATAAATAAAAGTTTCTTCCGATAAAGAGGCGATTAATTTTTGCAGGTTGTCTTCGATTTGTGAGATATTCATTTTTGCTTTTCTCCTCTAAATTGGTTTTTCATTTCCTCAAAATCGTTTTAATCTGCCATTTGATTCAAATTTTAATATAAGTTTCATATTTTTGGCAAGAATTTTATCATTGTAGTAATTACCTATACAATATTTATATAGTGATATAAGCCATTTGTTATTTGATGTCTTTTATTGCAAAATTAGAGAGTATATACTCTTGATAGAATTATTACATTAACAAAGAAAATATATAAAATATGTGTGCTGATTCATCAAATAACTTCGAAACTAAATGTTATTTCTGTGGGAAGACTGAAAAAGAACTACCAGATCCAAGTCCATCAAACACCCATCTCTCATTGCCTTTCTCTTCTATGGGGTTTTTCGTCTGTTAATTGAATGGCTTTGTAGCTCATACCTTCGTTTATTTTCCCTACGATGATGCAAAAACTGTATTTGTTCAAGTTTTCTTTTTGTTCATCGGTTAAAACACTCATGTTTTCACGTCCTATATTATGAGATGCAGGAATTGTCAGAGGACAATCCCTTCTTCATTCATCTTTCCAAAAAACCATTTTTTAAAATCATTTACATTTGAGAATTGATACCGTGGGGCCATGTTTTTCCAATTTGGTTCCGAACCTTTTCTAAGCATTTTCACAGCAGATTCTACATGTTCTGAAAATCTCTTATTTCTGAAATCTTCGAGATAGATATCCAGTCCTCCATCTTTTTCAGACTCTGCTTTTTTGCTGACCTTTCTCTGCTTCTCTAGGACTTCCAGCTCAGCAAATTTTGCCCGGAGTTCAGATAATTCCTGTTCTTTCTGAGAAATAGTAAGCTGCACATAGTCTAGCGGAGATACTTCTTCCAGGACCTGTTTGATTCCTGCCTCCAAAACTTCAGAGAATGATTTATTGTGAAGAGATTGAGTTGATTCAAATGATGATTTTAAGTAAGGATCAATAGAAGTTGTAGTTTTGATTTTCATATAATACCACCTCCTACATTTCGTGTCGATTTTCAAATTGAATAATACCCGGAAAAAACCGAAAGCCGCATACGTACGTATGGGTACGTACGCATGCCAAGGCAACAGAGCCTCGGCTCAGTTACCTTTTAGGCTACGCCGCTGCATAGCGATACGTGTTAGAGGTCCGGGGATTTTTGGGATACGTATGGGTACGTATGCGTATTCTAAATTTTGAAAATCACACTCCTATTTCAGTCAAGTAAATCCAGAAGAAACCAGGGAGGTCCTTCTGGAGATCATTAGAAAAGTTGTTATGGAAGGTCACGCTACCACCTTTGTGAAAGCTGTGATCATCTGCTCCGTGGCCTTAGATATGGACCATACAATATTAGAAGCTCCAGCGTGTTCTGGAGAGTCACACAGAGCTCCTATGATTGAGTCATAGCTAAAGGTCTGGCTCATGGTGAGCATCTCCTCACTGCAGGGAGCTTACATTTATCCCACACCAGGACATCCTTCCAATCGTACGTACTCATACGTACTCGCCTCCAAGTTTTTCACAGACATCCTTGAGAATCTTCTGGTCACACTCGATATAGATCAAGACATTCTCACAGTACATTCCAGATTCATGGTCATATTCACTGGCCATACTGTAGGATCTCGTCTTTTTCAGATGCGGAAAACGTGCATATAACTCCGATTTGAGGATCTCCCAATTCCATCTGGCTTCAGTGAATGATCTACTTTTTACAATGACAACATGCTCCACAATCGGTACGTTGAACGGACCTGATGATATTGTGAATTTCAAGTTATCACCCCCTCCGGACAATATCATGAGGAATGCTTTTGGATCCATTCCTCCAGATCCTGGCTATCCTGGTAATTCTGGCAGGCCTGCGATGTACTCGCATAGGGAGAGCACTCCGGACTCTGGGACCGTATGGATTAGGACGTGTCAATATCTTTCCTCCGGGACAAACACGGACCGAAGATTCAACCTTTCGAGGAATATACCTCAAGCTATCACCTCCTGATCTGCAGCTGCAGGAAGGTAAGAATCAATCACTGAGGTCCTTATCTTCGACCAGTTGATGCAGCCCTTTGGCATCTTGAACCCTACTCCAGGCTCCACATGCCTTACATTCTGGAAGATCCAGCCATGTACGCACATTCCTTCTTCAAAAAAGAAGGGGCTGAGATAGTGACACTCTGAGTATGCAGCGAACTTTTCCGGATTGTCAAATGGAATCGTTCCGGAGATATCCACCACGCATAAGATCTTTCCATGGGGAAGTGAGGAGATCTTCCTCCCCAGGACCTCCGTGAAGTATTTCCATTCCTTCCTGCGGACATCCCGCCGGGTTGCATAGATCGCCACAGGTCCCCTATAGTGGCAGTCCATAGACCTGATATCCAGGACCTTAATTCCCATGGCAATAAGTGAAGCCCAGGGTTGGCGTACTGCAAGGACCTTCATGACCTCCTCCGGAGCATCCAGAGGACATTCTCCCATGTTTCCAGGAATCTTATTGGTAAGGTCACAGTACCAGCTGGTACGAGGCCCTCTTACAGTATCAATCTCTTCAGGTTGGAGATGCCTGCACTTTACTTTCCTGCAGAGGCCTGTTGCAGGATGGGATCCTTCGAGCGGTCCGGTCATTTCCTCACCTTCTTGTTGACCTCATCCCCTCGTTTGATATCCTGGCATCTGCAGATGTAGTGACCACACACAGGACAGGCTCGAATGTGACTCTTAAATCCTCTGTGCATGACTCTCCTGATTATCCGACGGTGAACTTTTGCAGAAGAATGTAAGGATTTGTCCTCTTTCCCTTCTAGTTCAATGTCTGTGGATTTTGATGTATCAGACATCAGTACGCCACCTCATACAGGTCCAATATTTTGGTCAGCGTTTGCCTGCCCATATTCATCTGGCCGCATACATACCCTATTGACTTGCTTTCAAGATACAAAGCCACAGCCTTCTCTCTACGTTCAATAGGTATCTTTTTAAGAGGTGTGCCAGGTTTTCTTTTTGTGAGCTTACGGAACCTTTTCCAGTTCTTCTTCTCTTGTTGAGTGAGCTTGAATTCAGACATCAGTGCATCACCTCATCTGCACTATCATCCTGGCTCTTTTCCGGATCTTTAAAATTCTCGCGTGAATAGATCTCTATGAATCTCTGCCAGCAACACATTACTCATCACCTCCCGGCAAAACCACCTCCCTACTCTCAATAGCAAGGATAAGCTGATTCAATGCTGTGCTCTTCAGTGGTCCATATTTCACATCTTTTGTGAGTGATTTGATTTCACTGGACCGAGATTTATTGTCTAGGTCAAGCAGGGTGTAGATAACGTCTAATGACCATTTATCGCAGTCTACACCATCTTTACGAAGCTCAATAGAATCATTATGAATACGGCACTGGAGATTTTTAACAGCCGTGAGATCTCTCCATTCATTTGAGGGCGGATTGTAGAGCAATGGCTGTTCAGTTTTGGATATTTCTTGTTCACGCTCCTTAGTCCCTCTCGACTGGTATTCATCAGAGTGGAAACAAGATTCACACACCTTTTCATCACCAGTCAGTTCCTGGGATATCATCTTATGAAGATCTACCAGACAGCCACACTCAGAACATAAAAACCCATCAACACAGGATCCTTCACTCTGTTGTCGGAGTTCCTCTTGATTGCTTTCTATGGGGTCCATATGGTCCACGGATTCCTCACATATAGCTTCTTGACAGTTTTCATGTGCCTCACCTAATATCTGCGTCAGCAGACCCACGAGTTCAGGAGACGGTGATAAAAGTACGTTGATAGTGATTTCTCCAGACATTACTCATCATCTCCTTCTGAGTGTTCCAGAGTGAGATACTTGTGGTAGTGTTCTATGTACCTGGCACGTGTGGCTTTCCATCCAGCCAGTAATGCAAATAGTATGAGTAGCAGCATGAATCCTGCATAGATCTGCATAGCCATCTCAACAGGGAAATAGAACACATATCCGATTGTGAGAACTGATCCAGAAACAGCGCCAATCAAAAAGTGATAAGCTTCGCCATATTTCACAATTTCAGGAGTGAATGGGCCATCCGTAGGTTTTGGTGCATCCTTGATCTCCTGCAGTTTCTCTGCAGGTATGCCTGTAAGCTTGCTTACAATGCGTGCTTCTATTGTGATTACAGGCGAATGATCAGGGAAGACTTCAACACATTCAGGAAAGGTTTGATCAGAGGTCATTTAGATCACCCCAAATGATTGAAATACAACTACACCAAAAGTCCAAAAGTACAAAATTGACATGAGTATTAGCCCACCCCGGACCACAGCTTTTGAAAAGCCATATAATTCTGCTTTCCACCCGGGAATAATTTCCAGCCAGGAAACATACACGTATCCATCATTATCTGTACGAAGGCTAGCACTGGACATCTGATCAGGGTGCATGCCTGTTATTATACTGGAGCCTGCCTCATCGTCTGGGTCTGCGATTACCCAGCGAACACGCACGACGGGAGTGAGTTTCATTTACTCTCCCTCCTGAAACTCTGCCAATACTTGAGGTATGTAATCAAGGCCCAACTTTGCAAGTTCTTGCTTTTTGAATTCCTCGATCTCTTCACGAGTAATCAGAGGAGGTAGAAGAGCGGACCCTATGGTGTGGATGGTACGAGTGGGGGTTAAAGAAGGGTCCGCCTTTTCATTGGAAAGTGTAGCCTCTAACCTGGCCTGCAGGATAGAAAAGAATGCATTCAGGTTTGCAGTTTTTAAATTAATTTCTGAAATCAATACATCAAAGTTTTCATTCGATACAAGAGCACTAGCATGAGAACCAGAGCTATCGCTATTCGTATTATTTGCCTTCATTTTGTCTTCACTTCTTAAATTCGTTAGTTGTCAGGTCGTTAAATCTGACACAAAACTGTTTGAAGTATTTCTATATAAGAATTACTCTACACAAGTGTTTTATTGAGGACGAACAAACCACAACAAAAAGTATAAATCAATGAGCAGCATAAAGAATTATTGTACCTCCATTATGGGGAGTCGTTAACCCCTACAAACACTAGGCAGTTTTTTTGTCTTCGCGCTGTTTAGCTCAATATCATGGAGGAAGCATGCACGGTGGGATTACAATGAGCCTCATCACTGGGGTTCGAATCCCCATCGGAGCACTATTCTACTTTTTTAGTGTATTTTACTCCAAATATAAGTTACCTTTTTGATTTTTAGATTTATGGAAATAATTTAATCCAATCTTTTTGCAATGTCATTTTTGGCGAGGCAGATGTGAGAATCCCAGCCAGATGATACAGAACAAACTGATAGGATACGTTACACGGTTTTCAGGCATCCGAATCTGTGCGTCATTTTGATAATGTCTCCAATGTTGTTCATTGGCAAGCAGGAAAAACACTACTGTATATGGTCATTGAAACAAAGACCATCGATTTCAAAAATAATCTGGTATAACAAA
Encoded proteins:
- a CDS encoding ASCH domain-containing protein, producing the protein MTGPLEGSHPATGLCRKVKCRHLQPEEIDTVRGPRTSWYCDLTNKIPGNMGECPLDAPEEVMKVLAVRQPWASLIAMGIKVLDIRSMDCHYRGPVAIYATRRDVRRKEWKYFTEVLGRKISSLPHGKILCVVDISGTIPFDNPEKFAAYSECHYLSPFFFEEGMCVHGWIFQNVRHVEPGVGFKMPKGCINWSKIRTSVIDSYLPAAADQEVIA
- a CDS encoding DNA methyltransferase, coding for MNISQIEDNLQKLIASLSEETFIYDLLLTYDLPKASITRLKKGNLNLSKVDGEVSWKKKVFFKEVLDQDLHISISELVNDIKHDQRFVIVTDYKTLLAIDTKTQDKLDIELKDLPKHYDFFLPWAGMEKTQHQNENPADVKAAEKMAKLFDEIKKDNPDDSPEFIHGLNVFLCRLLFCYFAEDTNIFEESQFTNALASHTQADGNDLNTYLDNLFEVMNTPEKDRKDLPVYLDAFPYVNGGLFKQRLQIPRFTRRSRQAIIDSGDLDWSVINPDIFGSMMQAVTTPEHRGGFGMHYTSVPNIMKVIEPLFLNDLKEAFGKVKGNQNRRNKLLKRLQTIKIFDPACGSGNFLIIAYKELRRLEMATLKEQRSSLPISGVSLGQFYGIELDDFAHEIAQLSLWLAEHQMNVEFFNEFGRTNPTLPLKEAGNIVEGNACRIDWEEVCPNKEGEEIYLLGNPPYLGSSMQDNNQKDDLATVFKGFKNYKNLDYIACWFKKGADYINQSNSKFAFVSTNSICQGEQVDLLWPYAFNQNLEISFAYKSFKWTNNAKKKAAVIVVIVGVRNSSSKVKHLFVDGLKQEVSNINPYLSVGSNISLPRRSKPISRIPEMLYGNKPTDDGNLILDKQEVDELNERYPQSIQYIKKFSSGGDFLNGNERWCLWITDNQVGNAQSIPPISDRLKAVAEFRRKSKAQSTVEYSIYPNRFRQITYRETQAIIVPLTSSERREYIPFGYVNADTVVSNSSSVIYSTDHWIFGIVSSKIHMLWVKAVAGRLKSDYRYSSALCYNNFPFPIISERYKEEITKSTLRILEEREKHPEKTLAQLYDPDKMPEGLQEAHRLNDLAVECCYRSKPFESDEERLEYLFKLYEKMTSEEQENKAQKTRR